In Nocardia asteroides, the following proteins share a genomic window:
- a CDS encoding DHA2 family efflux MFS transporter permease subunit, giving the protein MTKPPDIGAADPTSDKLDAAVLKVAGVVVLGAVMSILDITVVTVAIPTFMEDFQASVEVVAWTMTGYTLALASVIPLTGWAADRFGTKRLYMAALSFFILGSVLCSMAWSIESLVAFRVIQGIGGGMLMPLGMTIMTHAAGPQRIGRVMAVLGVPMLLGPICGPILGGWLIDAFSWHWIFLINLPLGLVALVLAYIVFAPDKPKVSESFDFVGMLLASPGLALFLFGVSSIPEKGTVLAARVLIPAIIGAILLVAFVFHALRTDHPLIDLRLFKNPSLRSSVLTMSLFATAFFGAGFLLPNYLQQVRGETALDSGLLMAPQGIGAMLTMPIAGFLVDKIGPGKIVMVGITLITAGLAGFTQLESDTSYLLIGGALFVMGLGMGCTMMPVMTAAIQTLSHAQVARGSTLMNIINQTAASIGTATMSVVLAAQLNDNPAAGIGIASNVKPEIAAQFPPAVIQQGLDLAAEAFSNTYWVTVILAALTLIPAFFLPRTKPAAPVDAEASIMV; this is encoded by the coding sequence GTGACGAAACCTCCGGATATCGGCGCCGCCGATCCCACCTCCGACAAGCTGGACGCCGCCGTACTCAAGGTCGCGGGCGTCGTCGTCCTCGGTGCGGTGATGTCGATCCTCGACATCACCGTGGTCACCGTCGCGATCCCGACCTTCATGGAGGACTTCCAGGCCTCCGTCGAGGTGGTCGCGTGGACCATGACCGGCTACACCCTGGCGCTGGCCTCGGTCATCCCGTTGACCGGATGGGCCGCCGACCGCTTCGGCACCAAACGCCTCTATATGGCGGCGCTGTCGTTCTTCATCCTCGGTTCCGTGCTGTGCTCGATGGCGTGGAGCATCGAGTCGCTGGTGGCGTTCCGCGTCATCCAGGGCATCGGCGGCGGCATGCTCATGCCGCTGGGCATGACGATCATGACCCACGCCGCGGGTCCGCAGCGGATCGGTCGCGTGATGGCCGTCCTCGGTGTGCCGATGCTGCTCGGCCCGATCTGCGGTCCGATCCTGGGTGGCTGGCTGATCGACGCCTTCAGCTGGCACTGGATCTTCCTCATCAACCTGCCGCTGGGCCTGGTCGCGCTGGTGCTGGCCTACATCGTGTTCGCGCCCGACAAGCCCAAGGTGTCGGAATCGTTCGACTTCGTCGGCATGCTGCTGGCCTCGCCCGGTCTGGCGCTGTTCCTGTTCGGTGTCTCCTCCATCCCGGAGAAGGGCACGGTGCTCGCCGCGCGCGTGCTGATCCCGGCGATCATCGGCGCGATCCTGCTGGTGGCGTTCGTGTTCCATGCGCTGCGCACCGACCATCCGCTGATCGACCTGCGCCTGTTCAAGAACCCGTCGCTGCGCTCCTCGGTGCTCACCATGTCGCTGTTCGCCACGGCGTTCTTCGGCGCCGGCTTCCTGCTGCCGAACTACCTGCAGCAGGTCCGCGGTGAGACGGCGCTGGACTCGGGTCTGCTGATGGCCCCGCAGGGCATCGGCGCCATGCTGACCATGCCCATCGCGGGCTTCCTGGTCGACAAGATCGGCCCCGGCAAGATCGTCATGGTCGGCATCACCCTCATCACCGCCGGTCTGGCCGGCTTCACCCAGCTGGAATCGGACACCTCGTACCTGCTGATCGGCGGCGCGCTGTTCGTGATGGGTCTGGGCATGGGCTGCACCATGATGCCGGTGATGACCGCGGCCATCCAGACGCTCTCGCACGCCCAGGTCGCGCGCGGATCGACGCTGATGAACATCATCAACCAGACCGCCGCCTCGATCGGCACCGCGACCATGTCGGTGGTGCTGGCCGCCCAGCTCAACGACAATCCCGCGGCGGGCATCGGCATCGCGTCCAACGTCAAACCCGAGATCGCGGCGCAGTTCCCGCCCGCGGTCATCCAACAGGGCCTCGACCTCGCGGCCGAGGCGTTCAGCAACACCTACTGGGTGACGGTCATCCTGGCCGCGCTGACGCTGATCCCGGCGTTCTTCCTGCCACGCACCAAACCGGCGGCCCCGGTCGACGCGGAAGCTTCGATCATGGTCTAG
- a CDS encoding ATP-binding protein, with the protein MNSGIAVLLLVIGAPLLLLALAVTVFAMRNERQQRLRADVAIRERVAAENALIQLAHTTVPAITEAVRRHDIPAVGVEVPPELRETRFAELLQTIATGHAEALRVVSEETRAMVERYGEQRRISEVQSAQEAARADLAATSRAATSAAVRSFGTSVVSLGTDLGQVVSTALREHRDDAIYETLTRIDHTVQQMIRQAQSYVIVSGGLPGRRWPQQSLTDVAGGATGRVREYLRVRSGQSDRVVISRAVEPLVHTMATLLDNALRYSPPSSFVEVGFQEGHHGVTVIIDDAGMRMSPEQLEDARQVLSGERSVDIHDLGPAPKVGFPGIAALARRYGFSVHVDGPNIFGGMRAMVYVPSALLVSGAAPRLPEPELTAQAHVPVPVLVEAESRGADVHEITSGGLPKRRRRPVAPDPAEVSAESGQARPDLAAAWHSGSRSGRAAAAERTTEGTADEHTGSR; encoded by the coding sequence ATGAACTCAGGAATTGCGGTGCTGTTACTCGTCATCGGAGCGCCGCTGTTACTGCTCGCGCTGGCCGTGACGGTCTTCGCCATGCGCAACGAGCGCCAGCAGCGGTTGCGGGCCGACGTCGCCATCCGGGAACGGGTCGCGGCCGAGAACGCGCTGATCCAGCTGGCGCACACGACCGTGCCCGCGATCACAGAGGCCGTGCGCAGGCACGACATCCCCGCCGTCGGTGTCGAGGTCCCGCCGGAGCTGCGCGAGACGCGCTTCGCCGAGCTGCTGCAGACCATCGCCACCGGCCACGCCGAAGCCCTGCGTGTGGTCTCCGAGGAGACCAGGGCGATGGTCGAACGCTACGGCGAGCAGCGCCGGATCAGCGAGGTCCAGAGCGCGCAGGAGGCCGCGCGCGCCGACCTGGCCGCCACCTCACGCGCCGCGACCAGCGCCGCGGTGCGCTCCTTCGGCACCTCGGTGGTGAGCCTGGGCACCGACCTGGGCCAGGTGGTGAGCACCGCGCTGCGCGAGCACCGCGACGACGCGATCTACGAGACGCTGACCAGGATCGACCACACCGTCCAGCAGATGATCCGGCAGGCGCAGTCCTATGTGATCGTCTCCGGCGGCCTGCCCGGCCGCCGCTGGCCGCAGCAGTCGCTGACCGACGTGGCCGGCGGCGCCACCGGCCGCGTGCGGGAATACCTGCGGGTGCGCTCGGGCCAGTCCGACCGCGTGGTGATCAGCCGCGCGGTGGAACCGCTGGTGCACACCATGGCCACCCTGCTCGACAACGCGCTGCGCTACTCGCCGCCGTCGTCGTTCGTGGAAGTCGGCTTCCAGGAAGGCCATCACGGCGTCACCGTCATCATCGACGACGCGGGCATGCGGATGAGCCCCGAACAGCTCGAGGACGCGCGCCAGGTGCTCAGTGGCGAACGTTCCGTCGACATCCACGATCTCGGTCCGGCGCCCAAGGTCGGTTTCCCTGGTATCGCGGCACTGGCACGCCGGTACGGCTTCTCCGTGCACGTCGACGGTCCCAACATCTTCGGCGGCATGCGGGCGATGGTCTACGTGCCCTCGGCGCTGCTGGTCAGCGGTGCCGCGCCGCGACTGCCCGAACCCGAACTCACCGCCCAGGCCCATGTTCCGGTTCCGGTCCTGGTCGAGGCGGAATCGCGGGGGGCCGACGTGCACGAGATCACCAGTGGGGGATTGCCCAAGCGTCGCCGCAGGCCGGTGGCGCCGGACCCGGCGGAGGTGTCCGCCGAATCGGGGCAGGCCCGCCCCGACCTCGCCGCTGCCTGGCACAGCGGTTCCCGCAGCGGTCGCGCCGCTGCGGCCGAGCGAACCACGGAAGGAACAGCCGATGAGCACACCGGTAGCCGATAG
- a CDS encoding type II toxin-antitoxin system Rv0910 family toxin, whose translation MAKLKLSVDVPVPPDQAWAHASDLPALGDWLTIHEAWRGDLPDDLTPGTVLVGIARVKGFRNKVTWTVRTAEPPRRLALTGTGIGGTKFGLTMNVEPKGSGSKVGVDIDLGGAPLFGPIGSAVAKALRGDIERSLEAFVKLYG comes from the coding sequence GTGGCGAAACTGAAGCTCTCCGTCGATGTCCCCGTCCCGCCGGACCAGGCCTGGGCGCACGCGTCCGACCTGCCCGCGCTCGGCGACTGGCTGACCATCCACGAGGCCTGGCGCGGCGATCTGCCCGACGACCTCACCCCCGGCACCGTGCTCGTCGGCATCGCCCGCGTCAAGGGTTTCCGCAACAAGGTCACCTGGACGGTGCGCACCGCCGAACCGCCGCGCCGGCTGGCCCTCACCGGCACCGGGATCGGCGGCACCAAGTTCGGTCTCACCATGAACGTCGAGCCCAAGGGCAGCGGCTCGAAGGTCGGCGTCGACATCGACCTCGGCGGCGCACCGCTGTTCGGCCCGATCGGCTCGGCCGTGGCCAAGGCGCTGCGCGGCGACATCGAACGCTCGCTCGAGGCCTTCGTGAAGCTCTACGGTTGA
- the dapA gene encoding 4-hydroxy-tetrahydrodipicolinate synthase: MTSLQGLFVPMITPFAADGAVAADALAQHAHRVLDAGATGLVALGTTAEPSTLTAAERALVLDVCAAVCAERDAPLIVCAGGNATADSVAAVGALRHPVAGVLAVVPYYVRPSEEGVVAHFTALAAASPAPVFVYDVPYRTARPLCGDTLVRLASIPNIAGFKHSVGGVDAASVELLARAGATTTVLCGDDRFASPLLALGARGGILAAANIAPGAYAALIAAWLADDAARGRALGHRLDALGAALFAEPNPTVVKAVLAARGEIPSAAVRLPLLSASPESTAAALAAAETLAAAPG, from the coding sequence ATGACATCGCTGCAGGGACTGTTCGTCCCCATGATCACCCCCTTCGCCGCCGACGGCGCGGTCGCCGCCGACGCACTGGCACAGCACGCCCACCGCGTCCTCGACGCGGGCGCGACCGGGCTCGTCGCCCTGGGCACCACCGCCGAACCGTCGACCCTCACCGCCGCGGAACGCGCGCTGGTGCTCGACGTGTGCGCCGCCGTCTGCGCCGAACGCGACGCCCCGCTCATCGTGTGCGCCGGCGGCAACGCCACCGCCGACTCGGTCGCGGCCGTCGGCGCACTGCGACATCCGGTCGCCGGGGTGCTCGCCGTGGTGCCGTACTACGTGCGGCCGAGCGAGGAGGGCGTCGTCGCGCACTTCACCGCGCTGGCCGCCGCGAGCCCGGCGCCGGTGTTCGTCTACGACGTGCCCTACCGCACCGCGCGCCCGCTGTGCGGCGACACCCTCGTGCGGCTGGCGAGCATTCCGAACATCGCCGGATTCAAGCATTCGGTCGGCGGAGTCGACGCGGCCAGCGTGGAACTCCTCGCCAGAGCCGGCGCGACGACGACGGTGCTGTGCGGCGACGACCGCTTCGCCTCACCGCTGCTCGCGCTCGGCGCCCGCGGCGGCATCCTGGCCGCCGCGAACATCGCTCCCGGCGCGTACGCCGCGCTGATCGCGGCCTGGCTGGCCGACGACGCGGCCCGCGGCCGGGCTCTGGGCCACCGCCTCGACGCGCTCGGCGCCGCCCTGTTCGCCGAACCCAATCCGACGGTCGTCAAGGCGGTCCTGGCCGCGCGCGGGGAGATCCCGAGTGCGGCGGTTCGCCTGCCGTTGTTGTCCGCTTCGCCGGAATCGACGGCGGCGGCCCTGGCCGCCGCGGAGACACTCGCCGCCGCGCCGGGGTGA
- a CDS encoding family 2A encapsulin nanocompartment cargo protein cysteine desulfurase: MTTPRPTGAEAGGDGLPDEATLARLAGEFFAALPTGATGTPGVSLLQPDSPSPPFTPPAPGTSAPPAFRPAPPITGAGAAVPGGPTAAPAVPGWGAEHVPAAVAPQPEAVHVDPFLAVLPSLREILSPPRSPGPPAAAGSPSFYFLDGAGAPPVAPDPHPPFDVHAVRADFPILAERVNGHQLVWFDNAATTQKPRAVIDRLAHFYAHENSNIHRAAHELAARSTDAYEQARETVARFLGAGSAQEIVFVRGATEGINLIAQTWGRKNLRAGDEILISHLEHHANIVPWQLLAAETGARIQVAPVDDRGQLLLDEYTRLLTERTKLVSVTHVSNALGTITPVRDLVAAARRVGATVLIDGAQSAPHTPIDVRAIDADFFVFSGHKVFGPTGIGAVYGRSTVLEDMPPWQGGGNMIADVTLERSLFQPAPGRFEAGTGSIADAVGLAAALDYVQRIGMDAIGRYEHELLAYATPLVAAVPGVRLIGTAAEKASVLSFVLDGCDPVDIGRAMNERGIAVRAGHHCAQPILRRLGVEATVRPSFAFYNTVDEIDRMVRVLREIAERR; this comes from the coding sequence ATGACTACGCCCCGACCTACCGGAGCTGAGGCGGGCGGCGACGGACTGCCGGACGAGGCGACGCTCGCCCGCCTCGCCGGCGAGTTCTTCGCCGCGCTGCCGACCGGGGCCACGGGCACACCGGGTGTGTCCCTGCTGCAACCGGATTCACCGTCGCCGCCGTTCACCCCGCCGGCGCCGGGCACGTCGGCGCCGCCGGCCTTCCGGCCCGCACCACCGATCACCGGAGCGGGCGCTGCGGTTCCCGGCGGGCCCACCGCGGCGCCCGCGGTGCCGGGATGGGGCGCCGAGCACGTGCCCGCGGCCGTCGCGCCGCAGCCCGAGGCCGTGCACGTCGACCCGTTCCTCGCGGTGCTGCCGTCGCTGCGGGAGATCCTGTCCCCGCCGCGCTCGCCCGGCCCGCCCGCGGCCGCCGGCTCGCCGTCGTTCTATTTCCTCGACGGCGCCGGGGCGCCGCCGGTGGCACCGGACCCGCACCCGCCGTTCGACGTGCACGCCGTGCGCGCCGATTTCCCGATCCTGGCCGAGCGGGTCAACGGGCATCAGCTGGTGTGGTTCGACAACGCGGCCACCACGCAGAAGCCGCGGGCGGTCATCGATCGGCTGGCGCACTTCTACGCGCACGAGAACTCCAATATCCACCGGGCCGCGCACGAATTGGCGGCCCGCTCGACCGACGCCTACGAGCAGGCGCGCGAGACCGTCGCCCGATTCCTCGGCGCGGGTTCGGCGCAGGAGATCGTGTTCGTGCGCGGGGCCACCGAGGGCATCAACCTGATCGCCCAGACCTGGGGCCGCAAGAATCTGCGCGCCGGTGACGAGATCCTGATCTCGCACCTCGAGCACCACGCCAATATCGTGCCGTGGCAGCTGCTGGCCGCCGAGACCGGCGCGCGGATCCAGGTCGCCCCGGTCGACGATCGCGGGCAGCTGCTGCTCGACGAGTACACCCGGTTGCTCACCGAGCGCACCAAACTGGTGTCGGTGACGCACGTGTCCAACGCGCTCGGCACGATCACCCCGGTGCGTGACCTCGTCGCCGCCGCACGGCGGGTCGGGGCGACGGTGCTGATCGACGGCGCGCAGTCGGCCCCGCACACCCCGATCGACGTGCGGGCGATCGACGCCGATTTCTTCGTGTTCTCCGGCCACAAGGTGTTCGGGCCCACCGGGATCGGCGCGGTCTACGGCAGGTCCACGGTGCTCGAGGACATGCCGCCGTGGCAGGGCGGCGGGAACATGATCGCCGACGTCACCCTGGAACGGTCGCTGTTCCAGCCGGCGCCGGGGCGGTTCGAGGCGGGCACCGGCAGCATCGCCGACGCGGTGGGCCTGGCGGCCGCGCTCGACTACGTGCAGCGAATCGGCATGGACGCGATCGGCCGCTACGAGCACGAACTGCTCGCCTACGCCACCCCGCTGGTGGCCGCGGTCCCCGGGGTCCGGCTCATCGGCACCGCGGCGGAGAAGGCGAGCGTGCTGTCGTTCGTGCTCGACGGGTGCGATCCGGTCGACATCGGCCGCGCCATGAACGAACGCGGCATCGCGGTGCGGGCCGGGCATCATTGCGCGCAGCCGATCCTGCGCAGGCTCGGGGTCGAGGCGACCGTGCGGCCCTCGTTCGCCTTCTACAACACCGTCGACGAGATCGATCGGATGGTGCGGGTGCTGCGCGAGATCGCCGAACGCCGTTGA
- a CDS encoding family 2A encapsulin nanocompartment shell protein — translation MTKAVPGPVALGDVAARTLANATKTVPQMESITPRWLVHLLNWVPVEAGIYRRNRVTHEQTVDIQCDNFDESPLPETFIDYEKEPREYRLKAVNTILDVHTRVSDLYSSPHDQIAQQLRLTIEAIKEHQEGELINSPDYGLIANTVARQRISTLAGPPTPDDLDNLITKVWKEPGFFLTHPQGVAAFGRECTRRGVPPPTVSLFGSQFITWRGIPIIPSDKVPVIDGKTSFLLIRTGESRQGVVGLYQPGLAGEQGPGLSVKFMGIDRSAIASYLVSLYCSLTILTDDAVALLEGAEVDKFHDYAPTYRS, via the coding sequence ATGACCAAAGCTGTCCCGGGCCCGGTTGCCCTCGGCGATGTCGCCGCTCGCACACTGGCCAACGCGACCAAGACCGTCCCGCAGATGGAGTCGATCACCCCGCGGTGGTTGGTCCATCTGCTCAACTGGGTACCGGTCGAGGCCGGTATCTATCGGCGCAACCGCGTCACCCACGAGCAGACCGTCGACATCCAGTGCGACAACTTCGACGAGTCCCCGCTGCCGGAGACCTTCATCGACTACGAGAAGGAACCGCGCGAGTATCGGCTCAAGGCCGTCAACACGATTCTGGATGTGCACACCCGGGTCTCGGATCTGTACTCGAGCCCGCACGACCAGATCGCCCAGCAGTTGCGGCTGACCATCGAGGCGATCAAGGAGCACCAGGAAGGCGAGCTGATCAACAGCCCGGACTACGGGCTGATCGCCAATACCGTGGCGCGCCAGCGCATCAGCACGCTGGCCGGGCCGCCCACGCCCGACGACCTGGACAATCTGATCACCAAGGTCTGGAAGGAGCCCGGCTTCTTCCTCACCCATCCGCAGGGTGTGGCCGCTTTCGGCCGCGAATGCACCCGCCGCGGGGTGCCGCCGCCGACGGTCAGCCTGTTCGGCTCCCAATTCATCACGTGGCGCGGCATTCCCATCATCCCGTCGGACAAGGTGCCCGTGATCGACGGCAAGACCTCGTTCCTGCTGATCCGCACCGGCGAATCCCGTCAGGGCGTGGTGGGGCTGTATCAGCCGGGGCTGGCCGGGGAGCAAGGCCCGGGCCTGTCGGTGAAGTTCATGGGCATCGATCGCAGTGCGATCGCCTCGTACCTGGTGTCGCTGTACTGCTCGCTGACGATCCTGACCGACGACGCGGTGGCCCTGCTGGAGGGCGCGGAGGTGGACAAGTTCCATGACTACGCCCCGACCTACCGGAGCTGA